The following proteins are co-located in the Microbulbifer sp. VAAF005 genome:
- a CDS encoding YqiA/YcfP family alpha/beta fold hydrolase, whose translation MLIYLHGFLSSPQSFKCQLMRERLQAQYPHVTFCAPQIPPYTEEAQKSLVALVEDLLRQSDRGPIGLVGSSMGGFWCTYLGERFRLPAVLINPAVRPARFIPAYVGKVLKPYSGEEEEFRLTLVDVDAMQRVQAKLEKPLQSCYWLLAQRGDEVLDYRDAQDFYQGQRQTIEDGGDHSFQEFARYCDPITEFLFNEQ comes from the coding sequence GTGCTGATATATCTGCACGGCTTCCTTTCATCACCACAGTCCTTCAAATGCCAGTTGATGCGAGAACGGCTCCAGGCCCAATACCCGCATGTTACCTTCTGTGCACCGCAGATTCCTCCCTATACAGAGGAGGCGCAGAAATCGTTGGTGGCTCTTGTGGAGGATCTCCTTCGGCAGTCAGATAGGGGACCCATTGGATTGGTGGGGAGTTCTATGGGGGGCTTTTGGTGCACTTACCTTGGTGAGCGCTTCCGATTGCCCGCTGTACTGATAAATCCCGCAGTGCGCCCCGCGCGCTTTATTCCAGCCTATGTGGGGAAGGTTTTAAAACCCTATAGCGGTGAAGAAGAGGAATTCCGTCTTACCCTGGTTGATGTAGATGCCATGCAGCGGGTACAGGCTAAATTGGAGAAGCCGTTGCAGAGTTGCTACTGGTTACTCGCCCAGCGCGGGGATGAAGTTCTGGATTATCGCGATGCGCAGGATTTCTACCAAGGACAACGCCAGACCATTGAAGACGGTGGCGATCATAGTTTCCAGGAGTTCGCACGCTATTGCGACCCTATCACCGAATTTCTATTTAACGAGCAGTAA
- the parE gene encoding DNA topoisomerase IV subunit B, giving the protein MANYSAEDIEVLTGLDPVRKRPGMYTDTARPNHLAQEVIDNSVDEALAGHAKKIEVVLHKDHSLSVSDNGRGMPVDIHPEQGRPGVEVILSTLHAGGKFSNDNYQFSGGLHGVGVSVVNALSKVLEVTIQRDGKVHRIGFKDGEKASDLEVVGECGKRTTGTSVRFLPDPQYFDSAKFSVVRLRHLLRAKAVLCPGLTVTFINEQDGESDEWYYEDGLKDYLAAANQGWEVLPAEPFVGSFAATTEAADWAVQWLPEGGEVTAESYVNLIPTAQGGTHVNGLRAGLLEAMREYCEIRNLLPRGIKLGPEDIWSQCSYVLSAKLADPQFSGQTKERLSSREATAFISGVAKDAFSLWLNQHTEEGDKLAELCIGNAQKRMRSAKKVARKKVTQGPALPGKLADCSSGDTTRSELFLVEGDSAGGSAKQARDREFQAIMPLRGKILNTWEVDSGEILASQEVHDIAVALGVDPGSDNLEGLRYNKICILADADSDGLHIATLLCALFLRHFRPLVTNGHVYVAMPPLFRIDIGKDVYYALDESEKQGILDRISAEKKKGKIQVTRFKGLGEMNPMQLRETTMDPNTRRLVQLYIDSGDDSNQLLDMLLAKKRAGDRKQWLESKGNLAEVG; this is encoded by the coding sequence ATGGCTAATTATTCCGCCGAAGATATTGAGGTACTCACGGGACTAGATCCGGTGCGTAAGCGCCCCGGGATGTATACCGATACCGCACGCCCAAATCACCTGGCTCAGGAGGTAATCGACAACAGTGTCGACGAAGCCCTGGCCGGACATGCCAAGAAAATTGAAGTGGTGTTACACAAGGACCACTCGCTTTCTGTCAGCGACAACGGCCGCGGTATGCCTGTCGATATCCACCCTGAGCAGGGACGGCCTGGTGTAGAGGTTATCCTCTCCACTCTGCACGCCGGCGGTAAGTTTTCCAATGATAATTACCAATTCTCCGGCGGCCTTCACGGCGTCGGTGTTTCGGTGGTTAATGCCCTCTCAAAAGTGCTGGAGGTTACTATCCAGCGAGATGGCAAGGTTCATCGCATTGGCTTTAAGGATGGTGAAAAGGCCTCCGACCTGGAAGTAGTAGGTGAGTGCGGCAAGCGCACAACAGGCACCAGTGTTCGCTTCTTGCCAGATCCCCAATATTTTGATTCCGCTAAATTTTCAGTGGTGCGCCTACGACACCTTCTGCGTGCCAAGGCGGTTCTCTGCCCGGGTCTCACGGTTACGTTTATCAATGAGCAGGATGGCGAGTCCGATGAGTGGTATTACGAAGATGGCCTCAAGGACTATTTGGCCGCTGCAAATCAGGGCTGGGAAGTACTGCCAGCAGAACCATTTGTAGGCAGTTTTGCAGCTACTACTGAGGCGGCAGACTGGGCGGTCCAATGGTTACCAGAGGGCGGAGAGGTCACCGCTGAATCCTACGTAAACTTGATTCCTACCGCTCAGGGCGGTACCCATGTCAACGGTTTGCGGGCTGGTCTGCTGGAAGCAATGCGCGAATACTGTGAAATCCGCAATCTGCTACCGCGCGGAATTAAATTGGGACCAGAAGATATTTGGAGCCAGTGTTCTTACGTTCTCTCTGCCAAGCTGGCTGACCCTCAATTCTCTGGCCAGACAAAAGAAAGACTTTCCTCTCGTGAAGCGACCGCATTTATTTCCGGTGTCGCCAAAGATGCATTCAGCTTGTGGCTGAACCAGCATACGGAAGAGGGCGATAAACTGGCGGAACTGTGTATTGGCAATGCACAGAAGCGCATGCGCTCCGCGAAAAAAGTTGCACGTAAAAAAGTTACTCAGGGACCGGCCTTGCCTGGAAAACTGGCAGACTGCTCCAGTGGCGATACCACGCGCTCTGAACTCTTCCTGGTGGAGGGGGATTCGGCCGGTGGCTCCGCCAAGCAGGCACGAGACCGGGAGTTCCAAGCTATCATGCCTCTGCGCGGTAAAATCCTGAATACGTGGGAAGTTGACTCAGGGGAAATTCTCGCTAGCCAGGAGGTGCATGATATTGCTGTAGCCCTCGGGGTGGACCCGGGCAGCGATAACCTGGAAGGCTTGCGTTACAACAAGATCTGTATCCTCGCCGATGCCGACTCAGACGGGCTGCATATTGCTACGCTGTTATGCGCGCTTTTCTTACGTCATTTCCGACCGTTGGTCACTAACGGACATGTCTATGTGGCCATGCCCCCACTGTTCCGAATTGATATCGGTAAAGACGTTTATTATGCGCTGGATGAATCTGAGAAACAGGGCATTCTCGATCGTATCAGTGCAGAAAAGAAAAAGGGCAAGATTCAGGTAACCCGATTTAAGGGATTGGGAGAAATGAATCCTATGCAATTGCGTGAAACTACCATGGATCCCAATACCCGACGTCTCGTACAGCTTTATATAGATTCAGGAGATGACAGTAATCAACTACTAGATATGCTCCTGGCTAAAAAGCGTGCTGGAGACCGCAAGCAGTGGCTGGAAAGTAAGGGGAATTTGGCTGAAGTGGGTTAA